In Bacteroidales bacterium, the genomic stretch ATGGAGATAATGTTATTTTTTTGGAGTTGTTGCCGGCATCATTTGTAAGCCGTCAAATTTATACGGTTGATGAACACATTTCCTTTACAAATGCTACAAACAGGGGATGGGGATGCATAACCGTACTTTTGTATTCGGGATGAAACTGTACCCCTACAAACCAGCGATAATCAGGAATTTCTATAATTTCTACCAGGTTTGTTTCGGGATTGATTCCGGAGGCCATCATACCTGCTTTTTCAAAATCTTTCAGATAAGCATTGTTAAACTCATATCGGTGGCGGTGTCTTTCTTTTGTATGTGTGGTTTGATAAATTTTATGGACCCTGGAATTTTTTGTGATATCGCATGGATAACTTCCCAGGCGCATGGTTCCTCCTTTTTCGGTGATATTTTTTTGTTCTTCCATCAGATCAATAACAGGATAAGGGGTGCGCCGGTTGAACTCAGTTGAATCGGCATTCTTGTATCCCAGAACGTTGCGTGCAAATTCTATAACCGCACACTGCATGCCCAGGCAAATCCCTAAAAAGGGGAGATTGTTCTCCCGGGCATACCGGGCAGCTATGATCTTGCCTTCAATGCCTCTTTGCCCGAACCCGGGTGCTATTATTATTCCATGAAGATCCTGGAATTTTTCATCCACATTGTCGCTTGTAATATCTTCCGAATGAACGGTCACTACATCAACTTTGCATTGATTTTCTGCTCCCGCATGAACAAAGGATTCCTGGATCGATTTGTAGGAATCGGGCAGTTCCACGTATTTTCCCACCAGCCCTACCTTGATCGCGGTTTTTGGGTTTTTGAGCTTGTTTACAAAACTTTTCCACTGCTCAAGTTTGGGTTCTGTTTTGGTTGTCAGATCCAGTTTATTCAGAACAGTAAGATCCAGCTTTTCGGATTCCATCAGCAGGGGAACCTCATAAATGGTCTCCACATCTCTTGATTCCACCACCGAACCAAGCTCAACATTGCAAAACAAAGCCACTTTTTTCCGTATATCCTGATTCAGTGCCAACTCTGTTCGTAATACCAAAATATCAGGCTGTACCCCGTTTTCCAGCAAACCTTTTACCGAGTGCTGGGTGGGTTTGGTTTTTGATTCTCCTGAGGCCGAAATATACGGTACCAGGGTCAGGTGGATGACCACACTGTTGTGGGCTCCGAGTTCCCACTTCAACTGCCTCACCGCTTCAATATAGGGTAAGGACTCAATATCGCCTACAGTACCCCCGATCTCTGTGATTACCACGTCGTAATCAAAGCGTTTACCCAATAGTTTGATGCTTCTCTTAATTTCGTCTGTGATGTGGGGTATCACCTGCACCGTTTTTCCCAGGTAATCTCCTCTACGTTCCTTATTGATCACCGCCTGATAAATCTGTCCTGTGGTAACATTATTGTTCCGGGAAGTCAGTACACTGGTGAATCTTTCGTAATGCCCCAGATCCAGATCGGTTTCGGTTCCGTCTTCTGTAACGTAACATTCTCCATGTTCATAGGGATTGAGCGTACCCGGGTCAATATTGATGTAAGGATCGAGCTTTTGTATGGCCACGGAGTATCCCCGGGCAAGCAGTAATTTGCCGAGAGAGGCTGATATGATTCCCTTGCCCAGTGAGGAGGCAACGCCGCCGGTAACAAAGATATATTTGGTATTTTCGGCCAATGTATTAGAATTTATTCTTCTTCCGTATCGAATGTGTCAATTAGTTTGATCTTTTCCTCCAGAACGCTTATTTCATTCTTTGCATGCTCTATCTTCTTCTTATAATCATTGATCATTGAGTTTGCTTCACTGGATTCGGCTGAAATGAAACCCAGATTGTTTTCCCACAAATGGATATTATTTTCCAGCTTTTCGATTTTATTCATGAACTTATCGCGCTCCTGGTACATTCGGTTTTCTGCTTTAGGCTTTTGCTGGAGATTTTTGAGTTTGCTGCGGTATTTTAGCACTTCTTTTTGGATGTCGTCAATGTTCAGATTATCATACTGGTTGTATATGGCTTTTCGGTATTCTTCCTGAATCTTGTCCTTTTGTTCATAGGGAACAAATCCTATGTGACTCCATTCGTCTTCAAAAGTTTGCAGTTGCTTTATGTCTTCCTCCATATTGTCGGAGGGTTTGAAGTTGCGTATTTTTTGAATTAATTCTTCTTTTAATTCCAGGTTCTTTTCAAAATCATTATCCGTGGTTTTTTCCTGCTGCTTTTTTCTTTGGAAAAAATGATCACAAGCCCCCCGGAACCGGTTCCATATCTCATCTGCCTGGTTTTTGGGAACGGGTCCTATTTCTTTCCATTGTCTCTGGAGGCGGACCAGTTCTTTTTTTGTATTAATCCAATCGGTACTGTCTTTTAATTCTTCTGCCCGGGCCAGCAATTCCTTTTTCTTCTTTAGATTGTTTTCCTGCCACTCCCTGTGTTGATCATAGAACTCTCTTTTTCGGT encodes the following:
- a CDS encoding CTP synthase, which translates into the protein MAENTKYIFVTGGVASSLGKGIISASLGKLLLARGYSVAIQKLDPYINIDPGTLNPYEHGECYVTEDGTETDLDLGHYERFTSVLTSRNNNVTTGQIYQAVINKERRGDYLGKTVQVIPHITDEIKRSIKLLGKRFDYDVVITEIGGTVGDIESLPYIEAVRQLKWELGAHNSVVIHLTLVPYISASGESKTKPTQHSVKGLLENGVQPDILVLRTELALNQDIRKKVALFCNVELGSVVESRDVETIYEVPLLMESEKLDLTVLNKLDLTTKTEPKLEQWKSFVNKLKNPKTAIKVGLVGKYVELPDSYKSIQESFVHAGAENQCKVDVVTVHSEDITSDNVDEKFQDLHGIIIAPGFGQRGIEGKIIAARYARENNLPFLGICLGMQCAVIEFARNVLGYKNADSTEFNRRTPYPVIDLMEEQKNITEKGGTMRLGSYPCDITKNSRVHKIYQTTHTKERHRHRYEFNNAYLKDFEKAGMMASGINPETNLVEIIEIPDYRWFVGVQFHPEYKSTVMHPHPLFVAFVKEMCSSTV